The Rhododendron vialii isolate Sample 1 chromosome 6a, ASM3025357v1 genome includes a window with the following:
- the LOC131328466 gene encoding uncharacterized protein LOC131328466, whose protein sequence is MVAMREFSHRNPPVFDGTSSDPLIADHWLAQIRKLFRALNITEDNIRVCIVAVQLVGEAGEWVESVLESRKDARRAARIAAQVNEPDVENLTWAEFEALFEDQYFPKTSCENLREQFEKLEQGNMTVSEYVQKFQSLSRFAPELLATEERKCRRFEKGLHNTVRRMVMVQRKMKFSKVVECARSIEIPKEAQRHTRVWEPRQPMGSLSSSSGSFGSQWRKRQREPSQQPSNQPSFKVPSSLGTRGASSRPSVVCYKCNQLGHIRAQCP, encoded by the coding sequence ATGGTAGCAATGAGGGAGTTTAGCCATAGGAACCCTCCGGTGTTCGACGGGACTAGTAGCGACCCGCTGATAGCCGACCACTGGCTAGCTCAGATCCGCAAACTCTTTAGAGCTCTAAATATCACTGAGGATAACATCAGAGTATGTATCGTGGCTGTTCAATTAGTTGGGGAAGCTGGTGAATGGGTGGAATCTGTCCTAGAGAGTAGGAAGGATGCAAGAAGGGCAGCAAGGATCGCGGCTCAAGTAAATGAACCGGACGTTGAAAATCTGACATGGGCTGAGTTTGAGGCTCTCTTTGAGGATCAATACTTTCCGAAAACTTCATGTGAAAACTTGAGGGAACAATTTGAGAAGCTGGAACAGGGTAACATGACTGTCTCGGAATACGTGCAAAAATTTCAATCTTTGTCCCGTTTCGCCCCAGAGTTGCTGGCGACGGAAGAGAGGAAGTGTCGACGGTTTGAAAAGGGATTGCATAACACCGTGAGAAGAATGGTGATGGTCCAACGCAAGATGAAATTTTCGAAAGTTGTGGAGTGTGCAAGGAGCATTGAGATACCGAAAGAAGCTCAACGACATACAAGGGTTTGGGAGCCAAGGCAACCAATGGGGAGTTTGAGTTCTTCCTCTGGCAGTTTTGGGAGCCAATGGCGGAAAAGACAGAGGGAACCATCTCAGCAACCATCTAACCAACCTAGCTTTAAGGTGCCTTCTTCTTTGGGAACTCGGGGTGCTTCGTCTAGACCATCGGTCGTGTGCTACAAGTGT